A region of the Salvia splendens isolate huo1 chromosome 11, SspV2, whole genome shotgun sequence genome:
ACTGTATGAAATCTTTATGAAGGTAACAAAAtatgttaaaaaataaaataaaataaaaacaaaatattgttATAAAAAGTTATATCTCTCGTCCACGTGCCTCTCATGAGGTAATATGGCGCCAAAGAAGTTGGTTGGtataaacaaaaaagaaaatcacaATCCGAATGCTTCGCCTTCCcttccattttcattttcattttcattttcgcCTCAATTCAATTCCGCCAGAAGCCCTAACTCAGTTTCTCCATCCTCGGTGTTTTCCACGTTTCTTTGCTTCCAAATCAATCATTAACCGAGGATTTCCTTGAAACGTAAGGTACAAATCCATGGATTAGATATGCTTTTGTGATTCATTCCATCAAAAAATCTGCCCTTGCCACGTTGCTTTCATCTCTCTATTTGAATATCTTCATCCTGCTTCATGGTTTTGGCTTATGTTGGTCTGCTGTTGCCAATTAATGCAATTGAGGATTCTGTGAAAACTAATCACAATTCATTGTAGGATTCTAGCTATTTTGAATTTCACTGCAGGAAATTTCGATTTATCTCTGGAGCTTTTGTGCTGATGACAGTAATTTCGAGTTATTTGTTCATCTATTGATTGAGATCAAATATCAAGTCTATTGTTGAATTCTTTTTTAAGCAATGCTGCTTTTCTTACTTATCATTAAGAACTTTTACAACTACTTTAGCTGTGTGTGTGGTGGGCTCGAAATCGCTGTTAAATGCTTTAAATCCATTATCATCGTCTTAGTAATCTATTTATGTTTCTTAAAAGTGTATTTGGAACTCAAAAACATGATATTTGGTGTTTTTAAAACCTCGATTTCAGTTATGGAGTATGGCCGGTGAAAATGGGAGGCGATTAGATAACCAGAATGAGAAGCCTACGTCGAATTCTGAAAGAATCGGCATCTGTGAGGGCAAGCAACAAGAAAATGGAAGAAGCCCTGCAAAAATCTCAGACTCTTCCTCGTCCAGTTTGGATAACTCCTCCACCACTGATTCTCCAGGATCATTCAATCAGCGATCAGGTGTTGCTCGTGATCCATCCATGCTGACTGAATCCCCTTCCATCCAAGTGATGGAGAGGCCTAAAACCTCAGATCCAGATAGTCCAAGCCAGTGGAGTGTTGAATCAGGGGATTCTTTGTTCAGCATCCACATGGAGAGTTCGTTGCGTATAAGTGGAGACATAGGGGAGCTATCTTTATCCGAAGCATATCTGCCTCGAGTATCTCCCAAGTCAGGGGAGTCTGTAGACACATCATACACTTCCTCTGCTGCAGCAGCAGCAAAAGCTTTAGGGGAAGCGCGAAGGGCTGTGAAAGAAGACACAAAGTATGCTTCTGAACAACGGAAAGGTTACCCTCCTGAGGCTTCCTCAAGTGTCCCAACAGACCAAAATCTATCGGGGTCTAATACTCCCCAATCCCACGATGATAGTGACAATGAGTTTTCTAAATCGTGAGtgcccttgttcttgatt
Encoded here:
- the LOC121755070 gene encoding uncharacterized protein LOC121755070 → MAGENGRRLDNQNEKPTSNSERIGICEGKQQENGRSPAKISDSSSSSLDNSSTTDSPGSFNQRSGVARDPSMLTESPSIQVMERPKTSDPDSPSQWSVESGDSLFSIHMESSLRISGDIGELSLSEAYLPRVSPKSGESVDTSYTSSAAAAAKALGEARRAVKEDTKYASEQRKGYPPEASSSVPTDQNLSGSNTPQSHDDSDNEFSKSTSESRCPMCQCLWCARMCSCCSWPNCSCSSWFRWPSCSNSCISCPSWCSNPCISCPSCCTNLHPWCSTSCCCSGWKSRVCSASPHASTDRNTDSSSKHEV